A single window of Caldimicrobium thiodismutans DNA harbors:
- the rfaD gene encoding ADP-glyceromanno-heptose 6-epimerase, translating to MKTGRIVVTGGAGFIGSNVVKALNDRGETRILIVDHLSQGPKWKNLVGLRFEDYLDREDFLKSIEENKFYDLKAIIHLGACSDTTVHDLHFLYKNNYVYSQKLCLYALKNGIRFVYASSAATYGDGSLGFNDDEEQLYELKPLNPYGFYKHLFDLWAYQKGFLNSIAGLKYFNVFGDREFHKGDMRSVALKAYEQIKKDGKVRLFKSYHPDYEDGGQLRDFIYVKDAVEVTLFFMEHPQINGIFNVGTGKARSFKDLVIAVFKALDLPPKIEYIDMPEQLKKQYQYFTEANLSKLRKVGYNSPMLELEEAIKEYVKFLEEHSKYFLG from the coding sequence ATGAAAACCGGAAGAATCGTTGTAACTGGAGGAGCAGGATTTATAGGTTCAAATGTAGTGAAGGCTCTCAATGATAGAGGCGAGACGCGAATTCTGATTGTGGATCATCTTTCTCAGGGTCCTAAGTGGAAAAATCTGGTAGGCCTAAGATTTGAAGATTATCTTGATCGGGAAGATTTTCTTAAGTCTATTGAAGAGAATAAATTTTATGATCTTAAAGCTATAATACATCTTGGTGCCTGCAGTGATACAACCGTGCATGATCTCCATTTTCTTTACAAAAATAACTATGTTTATTCTCAGAAGCTTTGTCTTTATGCCCTGAAAAATGGGATTAGATTTGTCTATGCCTCATCAGCAGCTACTTATGGGGATGGATCTTTGGGTTTTAATGATGATGAGGAGCAGCTTTATGAACTTAAACCTCTGAATCCATATGGATTTTATAAACACCTCTTTGATCTCTGGGCTTATCAAAAGGGATTTCTTAATTCAATAGCTGGGTTAAAGTACTTTAATGTCTTTGGAGATAGAGAATTTCATAAAGGAGATATGCGAAGTGTTGCTCTTAAGGCTTACGAGCAGATTAAGAAGGATGGGAAGGTAAGGCTTTTTAAATCTTATCACCCAGATTATGAAGATGGTGGACAACTGAGAGATTTTATCTATGTTAAAGATGCAGTAGAGGTTACCCTCTTTTTCATGGAACACCCTCAAATTAATGGAATCTTTAATGTAGGCACAGGTAAGGCCAGATCCTTTAAAGACCTTGTAATCGCAGTATTTAAGGCCTTGGATCTTCCCCCTAAAATTGAATACATAGATATGCCGGAACAACTAAAGAAACAATATCAATATTTCACTGAAGCAAATCTTAGCAAATTAAGAAAAGTTGGTTATAATAGTCCCATGCTGGAACTTGAAGAGGCAATTAAGGAATATGTAAAATTCTTAGAAGAACATTCTAAATATTTCTTGGGGTAA
- a CDS encoding MFS transporter: MEDKIKRLFWITSLYFFSGLPFGFFYTFLPVFLRMQGVDLVKIGFFSSAGIFWSLKPLWAPLIDKYLYKSFWISIALFGIALSIGLLSLFSPESFLFFLFLFALTFFSALLDTALDGFIIDYISKEELGKANGLRISAYRVALIFSGGILVALSEFLNFKPIFIIFSLLCLFMALLVFLNGELRIKNSSSLNLNIIEQYLAPFKELLKREKIFIIFLFVALYKIGDALLGGMVYPFWVDRGFSRLEIGFISGTLGSLFTILGSLIGGYYTGKLGLKRALLIMGFLQALSNLGYTVVAYPELDRRWVYIASIIESFTGGLGTSAFLTFLTSLCKQNFSSSQYAIFSTLFSLTLVISRTLSGLGAKALGYFTFFGVTFLIALLPLILIPLILKGDYNKLKGKEV, encoded by the coding sequence ATGGAGGATAAAATTAAGCGACTTTTTTGGATTACATCTCTATACTTTTTTTCCGGGCTACCTTTTGGATTTTTCTATACTTTTTTACCTGTTTTCTTACGGATGCAAGGGGTAGATCTTGTTAAGATCGGTTTTTTCTCCTCAGCTGGAATTTTTTGGAGTTTAAAGCCCCTCTGGGCTCCCTTAATAGATAAATATCTTTACAAATCTTTCTGGATATCTATAGCGTTATTTGGAATTGCCCTGAGTATTGGTCTCCTTTCTTTATTCTCTCCTGAATCCTTTCTTTTTTTCCTTTTTTTATTTGCTTTGACCTTTTTTTCTGCCCTTTTGGATACTGCATTGGATGGGTTTATTATTGATTATATTTCAAAGGAAGAATTAGGAAAAGCTAATGGTCTGAGAATTTCAGCCTATCGCGTAGCCCTTATCTTTTCAGGAGGCATATTGGTAGCTCTTTCAGAATTTTTAAATTTTAAGCCCATATTTATAATTTTTTCCCTTCTGTGTTTATTTATGGCCTTACTTGTATTTTTGAATGGTGAACTCAGAATTAAAAATTCCTCTTCCTTAAACTTGAATATTATTGAGCAATATCTTGCCCCTTTTAAGGAGCTCTTAAAAAGAGAGAAAATTTTTATTATTTTTCTCTTTGTTGCCCTTTATAAAATTGGAGATGCCCTCCTTGGTGGTATGGTCTATCCCTTCTGGGTTGATAGGGGCTTTAGTAGACTTGAAATAGGGTTCATTTCTGGAACCCTTGGTTCTCTTTTTACAATACTTGGTTCTCTCATTGGAGGCTATTATACTGGTAAACTTGGGCTTAAGAGAGCCCTTCTTATTATGGGGTTTCTACAGGCTTTATCTAATCTTGGTTATACCGTAGTTGCATATCCCGAGTTAGATAGGAGGTGGGTCTATATTGCAAGTATTATTGAGAGTTTTACCGGGGGTCTTGGCACATCTGCCTTTTTAACCTTTTTGACTTCCCTTTGTAAACAGAACTTTTCCTCTTCGCAATATGCCATCTTTTCAACCCTTTTTAGTCTTACTCTGGTTATATCAAGAACCCTAAGCGGATTAGGAGCCAAAGCCCTGGGCTACTTTACTTTTTTTGGAGTGACCTTTTTGATAGCCCTTTTACCCCTTATTTTGATTCCCCTCATCTTAAAAGGGGATTACAATAAATTAAAGGGTAAAGAAGTATAA
- a CDS encoding site-2 protease family protein — protein sequence MFDLQLIILLIPILLFALTIHEFSHGLIAYLLGDPTPKIAKRLTLNPIKHLDPLGTITLFITQAIGWAKPVPINPNYFKNPWRDMALTSAAGPLSNFFSAILFGFLYHFFTLANFSFGNLKISEPLALLSFLGIKLNLGLAIFNFLPIPPLDGSKVLVKFLPPELRENYLKLELFGFFIILILAITGIIGRTLYPLLKVLSNLVLYYTSLPFNLL from the coding sequence ATGTTTGATTTACAGCTAATTATCTTACTTATTCCGATCTTACTCTTTGCCTTAACGATTCATGAATTCTCCCATGGCCTTATCGCTTATTTACTCGGAGACCCTACTCCAAAAATAGCAAAAAGGCTTACCCTAAATCCTATCAAACATCTTGATCCCTTGGGGACAATTACTCTTTTTATCACTCAGGCTATTGGTTGGGCTAAACCTGTTCCTATTAATCCAAATTATTTTAAAAATCCCTGGAGAGATATGGCTTTAACTTCTGCTGCAGGGCCTCTTTCAAATTTTTTCTCAGCTATCCTTTTTGGTTTCTTATACCATTTTTTTACATTGGCTAATTTTTCATTTGGAAATCTCAAGATTTCAGAACCCTTAGCCTTGCTTTCCTTCCTTGGTATAAAACTAAATTTGGGGCTTGCTATCTTTAATTTTTTACCTATTCCCCCTTTAGATGGAAGTAAAGTCCTTGTTAAATTTTTACCTCCTGAACTTAGAGAAAATTACTTAAAACTTGAGCTCTTTGGTTTTTTTATCATTTTAATCCTTGCAATTACAGGGATCATTGGAAGAACTTTATATCCTCTTTTAAAGGTTCTTTCTAACTTGGTTTTATATTATACTTCTTTACCCTTTAATTTATTGTAA
- a CDS encoding S41 family peptidase — MERKKKLFLALFLSLSLFILFSQALSLEKKEDTFKALKLFSQVFRLIEENYVTEVNPKDLIFGAIDGMLSSLDPHSSLLKPEEFKELEIETKGSFTGIGIEITIKDDILTVVAPIEDTPAWKAGLKPGDRILKIDDKSTKGMKITEAVKLLRGPKGSSVKLTILRNDKDLKEITIIRDVIPIKSVKAKLIEPGYGYIRISQFQEKTPAELVEALKKLESETPLKGLILDLRNNPGGLLSSAVEVSDEFLENGTIVSIKGKNKDNQMVFRATPNPSDRKHKYPLVILINHGSASASEIVTGALKDHKRALVLGEKSFGKGSVQTVIPIEDNYAVRLTTALYYTPSGVTINKQGIQPDLDLPAMEIPKKNGTIHSKEDETLKRFPSIEEDFQVQMALNILKNIKALSQLKY, encoded by the coding sequence ATGGAGAGAAAAAAGAAACTTTTCTTAGCCCTTTTTCTGAGTCTTAGCTTATTTATTTTGTTTTCCCAGGCCCTATCCTTAGAAAAAAAAGAAGATACTTTTAAGGCGCTAAAACTTTTTTCTCAGGTGTTCCGGTTAATTGAAGAAAATTATGTAACAGAAGTAAATCCCAAGGATTTAATTTTTGGGGCTATAGATGGAATGCTTTCTTCTCTTGATCCTCACTCTTCTCTTCTCAAACCTGAGGAATTTAAAGAACTTGAAATAGAGACCAAGGGCTCTTTTACCGGGATTGGTATAGAAATTACCATAAAAGATGACATCTTAACAGTTGTTGCCCCTATTGAAGATACTCCAGCCTGGAAAGCAGGCCTGAAACCAGGAGACCGTATTCTTAAAATTGATGATAAATCTACAAAGGGAATGAAAATAACCGAGGCTGTAAAGCTCCTGCGGGGTCCCAAGGGATCTTCAGTAAAACTTACTATCTTAAGGAACGATAAAGACCTCAAAGAGATAACCATAATAAGGGATGTAATTCCCATCAAAAGTGTAAAGGCCAAACTTATTGAACCTGGTTATGGCTATATCCGTATTTCTCAATTTCAGGAAAAAACCCCTGCCGAATTAGTAGAGGCACTAAAAAAATTAGAATCCGAAACCCCTCTTAAAGGTTTAATCCTTGACCTGAGAAATAACCCCGGTGGGCTTCTTTCCTCAGCGGTTGAAGTAAGTGATGAATTTTTAGAAAATGGAACGATTGTTTCAATTAAGGGAAAAAATAAAGACAACCAGATGGTTTTTAGGGCAACCCCTAACCCTTCAGATAGGAAGCATAAGTATCCTCTTGTTATTTTAATCAATCATGGTTCTGCGTCAGCTTCAGAGATTGTGACAGGTGCCCTCAAAGATCATAAAAGAGCCTTAGTTTTAGGGGAAAAAAGTTTCGGAAAGGGCTCGGTTCAGACTGTTATACCTATAGAGGATAACTATGCTGTTCGCTTGACTACCGCTCTTTATTATACTCCAAGTGGTGTCACCATTAATAAACAGGGAATTCAACCAGATTTAGATTTGCCTGCAATGGAAATTCCTAAGAAAAATGGAACAATCCATTCTAAAGAAGATGAGACCTTGAAAAGATTTCCCTCGATTGAAGAAGACTTTCAGGTGCAAATGGCCTTGAATATTCTTAAAAATATAAAGGCCCTGTCTCAACTTAAATACTAA
- a CDS encoding outer membrane protein assembly factor BamE → MQKFLYLILSIFIFSACSTTPGPNLASKASLIHKEVSTKAEVLAYLGPPVQAFVRPDKKEEWYYYYRVKNFWENFPIVKGYKGEDYTEVLKIVFEGEKVVEVIYYTLVNPEKQKR, encoded by the coding sequence ATGCAGAAATTTCTTTATCTTATTCTTAGCATTTTTATCTTTTCAGCCTGTTCAACCACTCCTGGGCCTAATCTTGCCTCTAAGGCCTCCTTAATTCATAAGGAGGTTAGCACCAAGGCAGAGGTATTGGCCTATTTAGGTCCTCCTGTTCAGGCCTTTGTTAGGCCTGATAAGAAGGAAGAGTGGTATTATTATTATCGGGTCAAAAACTTCTGGGAAAATTTTCCTATAGTAAAGGGTTATAAAGGAGAAGATTACACAGAAGTTTTAAAAATAGTCTTTGAAGGAGAAAAGGTGGTTGAAGTTATCTATTATACCTTAGTTAATCCTGAAAAGCAGAAGAGGTGA
- a CDS encoding protein-L-isoaspartate(D-aspartate) O-methyltransferase, with translation MIENGDIYRIAREKMVENQIRARGIRDERVLKAMLKVPRHLFVEPALRDQAYGDFPLPIGEKQTISQPYIVALMTEALELTGKERVLEIGTGSGYQTAILAELALWVYTIEKYPSLQERAKKILIQELSYKNISFKIGDGTLGWKEASPFSAIIVTAASPQIPQPLIEQLEEGGRIVIPVGDEFSQMLIKGVKRGGTLHTKTLEPVRFVKLIGEYGFKE, from the coding sequence ATGATAGAAAATGGTGATATTTACAGGATTGCCCGGGAGAAAATGGTTGAAAACCAGATCCGGGCAAGAGGTATTCGTGATGAAAGGGTTCTCAAGGCTATGCTTAAAGTTCCAAGGCACCTTTTTGTTGAGCCAGCCCTTAGAGATCAAGCTTATGGAGATTTCCCCCTACCTATCGGGGAAAAACAAACTATTTCTCAGCCTTACATTGTGGCTTTAATGACTGAAGCCCTTGAACTTACAGGGAAAGAACGGGTGCTTGAAATTGGAACTGGCTCGGGGTATCAAACTGCTATCTTAGCAGAACTTGCCCTGTGGGTCTATACTATTGAAAAATATCCAAGCTTACAAGAAAGGGCCAAAAAGATTCTTATTCAGGAACTTTCTTATAAAAATATATCTTTTAAAATTGGAGATGGGACCTTAGGCTGGAAGGAGGCCTCACCCTTTTCTGCTATAATTGTTACAGCAGCCTCTCCCCAGATTCCTCAACCACTTATAGAGCAACTTGAAGAGGGTGGAAGAATTGTGATCCCTGTTGGAGATGAGTTTTCTCAAATGCTTATTAAAGGGGTTAAACGAGGTGGGACTCTTCATACCAAAACTCTTGAGCCTGTAAGATTTGTCAAATTGATTGGGGAGTATGGATTTAAAGAATAG
- a CDS encoding TIGR00725 family protein, giving the protein MDLKNRRIAVIGAGIADPYLFELAYQVGFSLGQRGAIVYTGGLGGVMEAASKGAREAGSVTVGILPGNKAEEANPYVLIPVITDMGHARNVILVRTAEIVISIGGGYGTLSEIALALKMWKPVIGLKTWQDIPGVHYVDSPEEVLSKISELLS; this is encoded by the coding sequence ATGGATTTAAAGAATAGAAGAATAGCAGTTATTGGGGCGGGGATTGCAGATCCCTATCTCTTTGAACTTGCCTATCAAGTAGGTTTTTCCCTTGGACAGAGGGGAGCTATTGTTTACACCGGGGGTTTAGGTGGGGTAATGGAGGCAGCCTCAAAAGGAGCAAGAGAGGCAGGAAGTGTTACTGTGGGTATTCTTCCTGGGAATAAGGCAGAAGAGGCTAATCCTTATGTTCTTATTCCTGTGATTACAGATATGGGACATGCCAGAAATGTTATCCTTGTCAGAACCGCTGAAATTGTCATCTCCATAGGAGGCGGCTATGGGACCCTTTCTGAAATTGCCTTAGCTTTAAAGATGTGGAAGCCTGTTATTGGACTTAAGACCTGGCAGGATATCCCAGGTGTTCACTATGTAGATTCTCCTGAAGAGGTTCTATCCAAAATCTCAGAACTTTTGAGTTGA
- a CDS encoding pseudouridine synthase, whose amino-acid sequence MRLSKFLALCGLGSRRKNESLILEGKVLVNGQIVRDLSYKVSPERDQVMVDGKVLKIPPKVYYLFYKPRGYLTSLHDPHHRQTIRAFLEKLPFRVFPVGRLDKDSEGLLLLTNDGDLANQLLHPKYEVRRTYWVWVKPKILENKIKSLLDKGVEIEGKIIKPLEFRFLKKDGPLYIYEVVVKEGVKREVRKMVSFLGGRVKRLLRISFGPLKLKNLQPGEIRSLKKRELQTLRKFLQLKSSEILDRTSSGEST is encoded by the coding sequence ATGCGTCTTTCTAAATTTCTTGCCCTCTGCGGGCTTGGTTCCAGAAGAAAAAATGAATCCCTTATCTTAGAAGGCAAAGTTTTAGTTAATGGCCAGATTGTCAGAGACCTCTCCTACAAGGTCTCTCCAGAAAGAGATCAGGTTATGGTTGATGGAAAAGTATTAAAGATCCCTCCTAAGGTCTATTATCTGTTTTATAAACCCAGGGGATATCTTACCTCCCTTCATGATCCCCATCATCGCCAAACTATTAGGGCCTTCTTAGAAAAACTTCCCTTTAGGGTCTTTCCTGTTGGAAGGCTTGATAAAGATAGCGAAGGCCTACTCCTTTTAACCAATGATGGAGATTTAGCCAATCAGCTTCTTCATCCCAAATATGAAGTTAGGAGAACTTATTGGGTCTGGGTGAAACCAAAAATCTTAGAAAATAAAATTAAGTCTTTACTGGATAAAGGCGTGGAAATAGAGGGAAAAATTATTAAACCTTTAGAATTTCGCTTCCTTAAAAAGGATGGCCCGTTATATATTTATGAGGTTGTAGTTAAAGAAGGGGTCAAAAGGGAAGTTAGAAAAATGGTTAGCTTTCTTGGAGGTAGGGTTAAGAGACTTTTGAGGATCTCCTTTGGGCCACTGAAACTAAAAAATTTACAACCAGGAGAGATAAGATCCCTTAAAAAAAGGGAATTACAAACTCTTAGGAAGTTTCTTCAACTCAAAAGTTCTGAGATTTTGGATAGAACCTCTTCAGGAGAATCTACATAG
- a CDS encoding MBL fold metallo-hydrolase RNA specificity domain-containing protein, translating to MEAKIAFYGAARSVTGSSFLLTLREHKILIDCGLFQGLETKKNYLPFPCKLKDISHLILTHAHIDHCGRLPCLVKEGFQGKIIATRPTFQIARIMLLDAAKVMREHYKTLYRKSVRRGLDLPPPPLYEEYDVLESFKYFQIELPYYTPLILHKEIKVTLRDAGHILGSASVEIEDLKKGKKILFSGDLGNKNKPIVRDFDLPPEDIDFLLIETTYADRNHKTFEESKEEFLQVIKETCARGGNVLIPTFALERAQEILFVLREFYEKGLLPSCYVFLDSPLAIKATRIFKDNPEFYDEEALKIFNHKDPFSLPNLFLTEDVEESKAINQIKSSAIIIAGNGTLSGGRILHHLKNNIWRPECSLVFVGFQPKGTLGRKIVDGEEKIHLFGEEIPVRSKVYTINGFSSHAGQKELLEWISPLKNPEKIFLIHGEPEKMEVFRGLLGERFKTDKIYIPSLEEEVVLY from the coding sequence ATGGAAGCCAAAATTGCCTTTTATGGTGCAGCCCGAAGTGTAACTGGTAGCTCCTTTTTGTTAACCCTTCGGGAACATAAAATCCTTATAGATTGTGGCCTTTTTCAAGGCCTTGAAACGAAAAAAAATTACCTACCCTTCCCTTGTAAACTTAAAGATATCTCCCATTTAATTCTTACCCATGCCCACATTGACCATTGTGGAAGACTCCCCTGTTTAGTCAAAGAGGGCTTTCAAGGAAAAATAATCGCCACAAGACCAACCTTTCAGATTGCAAGAATCATGCTGCTTGATGCAGCTAAGGTTATGCGAGAACATTATAAAACTCTTTACCGCAAATCAGTTAGACGAGGCCTTGATCTTCCCCCTCCCCCTCTTTATGAAGAATATGATGTTCTGGAAAGCTTCAAATACTTCCAGATAGAACTTCCCTATTACACACCTTTAATTCTTCACAAGGAGATTAAAGTCACCCTGAGAGATGCGGGACATATCTTGGGAAGTGCCTCTGTTGAAATTGAAGACCTAAAGAAGGGAAAAAAAATTCTTTTTTCAGGGGATCTGGGTAACAAAAATAAACCCATTGTTAGAGACTTTGATCTCCCTCCAGAAGATATAGATTTTTTATTAATTGAAACGACCTATGCGGATCGCAATCATAAGACCTTTGAGGAATCTAAGGAAGAATTCCTTCAGGTTATAAAAGAGACCTGTGCTCGGGGAGGAAATGTCCTTATTCCAACCTTTGCCTTAGAGAGAGCTCAAGAAATCCTATTTGTCCTTAGAGAATTTTATGAAAAGGGGCTTTTACCTTCCTGTTATGTCTTTTTAGATAGCCCTTTAGCTATAAAGGCAACCCGTATCTTTAAAGATAATCCTGAGTTTTATGATGAGGAAGCTTTAAAAATCTTTAATCATAAAGATCCCTTCTCTTTGCCCAATCTATTTCTTACTGAAGATGTAGAGGAATCTAAGGCTATAAATCAGATTAAATCTTCTGCTATAATTATTGCAGGCAATGGAACCTTAAGTGGTGGTAGGATCCTACATCATTTAAAAAATAATATTTGGAGACCCGAATGCAGTCTTGTTTTTGTTGGATTTCAACCCAAAGGCACCTTAGGAAGAAAAATCGTAGATGGAGAGGAAAAGATTCATCTCTTTGGAGAAGAAATACCTGTAAGATCCAAAGTTTATACTATTAATGGTTTTTCTTCTCATGCTGGCCAAAAGGAACTTTTGGAGTGGATTTCTCCCCTCAAAAATCCCGAAAAAATATTTTTAATTCATGGTGAACCTGAAAAGATGGAGGTTTTCCGAGGTCTTCTTGGAGAAAGATTTAAGACTGATAAGATTTATATTCCATCTCTGGAAGAGGAAGTCGTTCTTTATTAG
- a CDS encoding GspE/PulE family protein codes for MDKIKAFYEFVKKNPEALEEIKLFLENLFKELSSDILLFHILELSKNKSLPQATKRLLLEYAADLCEKSLRLHEALTILNVLLKNFPKEEYLEKLEKLKVFKSLERYKSLSSKYNISFEILKDLYLSSLEQDKSLETLITQKYKIPKNEILKSLEEYYRVPSYDLKALLSQRKIRRIPKVLSIKKQFFIENLCVPFEFNKSTILFCYNPDDTEKIELVKRILQLPDVKLAVSFKEDILEGIEKYYDVYFEDAELNFEQMEEEEPQEEAELLDSAIVNLVNFIIEEAYKRRASDIHWESLTGKRGLLVRFRVDGECFEYTTLPENQKKGCISRIKVMANLDIAEKRLPQDGKIKFRTKDGKSFEIRVATLPTIENNEDVVMRILGGIEFRALEELDLLPENYNKLKNILELPYGLILCVGPTGSGKTTTLHACLKHLNKPNRKIWTAEDPVEIVQEGLRQVQVNPKIGLTFARVLRSFLRADPDIIMIGETRDHETAQTLIEASLTGHLVLSTLHTNSAPETITRLLGMGIDPFNFADSLLGVIAQRLAKRLCSKCKRPYAPEKNEIERIKREYGENPLIPLGDETLAKATLYEPVGCEFCNYTGFKGRIAIHEILVPDDEIKELIIHNAPAQEIRKVAFIKGFQTLKQDGILKVLKGETTLKQVLTVTLR; via the coding sequence ATGGATAAAATAAAGGCTTTCTATGAGTTTGTTAAAAAAAATCCAGAGGCTTTAGAAGAAATAAAGCTTTTTTTAGAGAATCTTTTCAAAGAACTATCCAGCGATATCTTACTCTTTCATATATTAGAACTATCCAAGAATAAGAGCCTTCCTCAGGCAACCAAAAGGTTGCTCTTGGAATATGCAGCAGACCTTTGCGAAAAATCCCTTCGTTTGCATGAGGCCCTTACAATTTTAAATGTCCTTTTAAAAAACTTTCCCAAGGAAGAATATTTAGAAAAACTTGAAAAGTTAAAAGTATTTAAGTCTCTTGAAAGGTATAAAAGCCTGTCTTCAAAATACAATATATCCTTTGAAATTCTAAAAGATCTTTATCTATCGTCTTTAGAACAAGATAAAAGCCTTGAAACTTTGATCACACAAAAATATAAAATACCTAAAAATGAAATCTTGAAATCTTTAGAAGAATATTATCGCGTTCCATCTTATGACCTAAAGGCCCTTTTGTCTCAAAGAAAGATAAGGAGGATTCCAAAGGTTCTAAGTATTAAAAAGCAATTTTTTATTGAAAATCTTTGTGTACCCTTTGAATTTAATAAATCAACCATTCTTTTTTGTTATAATCCTGACGACACCGAAAAAATAGAATTGGTTAAAAGGATACTTCAACTTCCGGATGTTAAACTGGCAGTATCTTTTAAAGAGGATATTCTTGAAGGTATAGAAAAATATTATGATGTCTATTTTGAGGATGCAGAGCTTAATTTTGAACAGATGGAAGAGGAAGAACCCCAAGAAGAAGCGGAATTATTAGATAGCGCTATTGTAAATTTAGTTAATTTTATAATTGAAGAGGCTTATAAAAGAAGGGCATCTGATATCCATTGGGAAAGCCTTACCGGCAAGAGGGGGCTTTTAGTTCGTTTTAGAGTTGATGGAGAGTGCTTTGAATATACCACCCTTCCTGAAAATCAAAAAAAAGGTTGTATCTCCCGTATAAAAGTTATGGCTAATCTGGATATTGCTGAAAAAAGGCTTCCTCAAGATGGAAAAATAAAATTTCGCACTAAGGATGGTAAATCCTTTGAGATCAGGGTGGCGACTCTTCCTACTATTGAAAATAATGAAGATGTGGTGATGAGAATTCTTGGAGGAATTGAATTTAGAGCCTTAGAAGAATTGGATTTATTGCCTGAAAATTATAATAAACTAAAAAATATTCTTGAACTTCCTTATGGATTAATTCTATGTGTTGGACCAACAGGTTCTGGTAAAACCACAACTCTGCATGCCTGTCTTAAACATTTAAATAAGCCCAATCGTAAAATCTGGACAGCGGAAGATCCTGTAGAAATTGTTCAAGAAGGGTTAAGGCAGGTTCAGGTAAATCCAAAAATTGGTCTTACCTTTGCCCGGGTCCTAAGATCCTTTTTAAGAGCTGATCCTGATATTATAATGATTGGAGAAACACGCGATCATGAAACTGCCCAGACTTTAATTGAAGCCTCTCTTACAGGACATCTTGTATTGAGCACCCTACATACAAATTCAGCACCAGAAACTATTACCCGATTACTGGGAATGGGCATAGACCCCTTTAACTTTGCAGATTCTCTTTTGGGAGTCATAGCCCAGAGATTAGCTAAAAGGCTATGTTCAAAATGTAAAAGGCCTTATGCACCAGAAAAAAATGAGATAGAACGCATCAAAAGAGAGTATGGAGAAAATCCCTTGATTCCACTCGGTGATGAAACTCTTGCCAAAGCAACCCTCTATGAACCAGTAGGGTGTGAATTTTGTAATTATACAGGATTTAAAGGTAGAATTGCCATACATGAGATCCTTGTGCCTGATGATGAGATAAAAGAGCTTATTATTCATAATGCTCCTGCTCAGGAAATTAGAAAAGTAGCTTTTATAAAGGGTTTTCAAACCCTAAAACAAGATGGTATTTTAAAGGTGCTCAAGGGTGAAACCACTCTCAAGCAGGTTCTTACCGTAACCTTGAGGTAG
- a CDS encoding RsmB/NOP family class I SAM-dependent RNA methyltransferase → MARDNKTPFNYLDYFSRYSQIIPEFDKFLEYLKVPHQQYFRINNLKVSERDIPKLLNLIQQKGVEIEEIREIDKFYRVVNNEEVALGNLKEYALGLIHSMTLSSALPVLALDPKPGELILDLCSAPGGKTALMAMITFDRAVIIANDKRFDRLTALSANLKRLSVASVVITRYKGEEFPLSLQFDKVLVDAPCSGEGRYKVGLEGEILYQKGSGRSNLPSIQKGLLQRAYDLLKPEGILIYSTCTINPEENEAVVDYLLRKRAVQVLDWEAPLPWDAGLTEWQGKAFHPELAKTKRFFAHKTKAVGFYVAKLKKL, encoded by the coding sequence ATGGCCAGAGACAATAAAACACCCTTTAATTATCTTGATTACTTTTCTCGTTACTCTCAGATTATTCCTGAATTTGATAAATTCTTAGAATACCTTAAAGTTCCTCATCAACAATATTTTCGCATAAATAATTTAAAGGTTTCTGAAAGAGATATCCCAAAGCTTTTAAATTTAATCCAGCAAAAGGGAGTAGAAATTGAAGAAATAAGGGAAATAGATAAGTTTTATCGGGTAGTTAATAATGAAGAGGTCGCTCTTGGTAATTTAAAAGAATATGCCCTGGGACTCATACATTCTATGACCTTAAGCAGTGCTCTTCCTGTTTTAGCCCTTGATCCTAAGCCAGGAGAACTAATTCTTGACCTATGTTCAGCTCCCGGGGGGAAAACCGCCCTTATGGCTATGATAACTTTTGACAGGGCTGTTATCATTGCTAATGATAAGAGATTTGATCGTTTAACTGCTCTATCTGCCAATCTGAAAAGACTAAGTGTAGCAAGTGTTGTAATTACAAGATATAAAGGAGAGGAGTTCCCTTTAAGCCTTCAATTTGACAAGGTTTTAGTGGATGCACCCTGTTCAGGCGAGGGAAGATATAAAGTGGGCCTTGAAGGGGAAATACTTTATCAGAAGGGCTCAGGAAGATCAAATCTCCCCTCTATTCAGAAGGGACTTCTCCAAAGGGCTTATGATTTATTAAAACCTGAAGGTATATTGATTTACAGCACTTGCACCATCAATCCTGAAGAGAATGAGGCAGTAGTAGATTATCTTTTGCGAAAAAGGGCTGTTCAAGTTCTTGACTGGGAGGCTCCTTTGCCCTGGGATGCAGGGCTAACTGAATGGCAAGGGAAGGCATTTCATCCCGAACTGGCTAAGACAAAAAGATTTTTTGCTCATAAAACTAAAGCTGTAGGTTTTTATGTAGCTAAATTAAAAAAATTATAA